In Nitratireductor basaltis, the following are encoded in one genomic region:
- a CDS encoding LysR family transcriptional regulator, with protein sequence MKRRLPNLNAVRAFDAAARHQSFSRAADELNVTHASVSRYIKNLEDELGIELFERRHRQVALTPAGSRYAEIVADALMLISIETGTKATRDAKGKVVLECDSDFALLWLMPLLEENTLDDLDIQLELRSYSEPPRTIAPDTDIAITWGPLDVSGFTRELFLHFTSFPVCAPQLESRVQKGGPTCCRLIHDRGMSAWDEALKRKGASVKDAKSHLTFHRTYLSLDAAVRGLGVAIGDDVTAAAMLRDGRLVRPCGPDMPGRKAFYISSTARQPMRPPVAALRDWLMEQAKRHSAWVETVNLQGKRG encoded by the coding sequence ATGAAACGCAGGCTTCCAAATCTCAACGCAGTTCGTGCCTTTGATGCGGCTGCACGCCATCAGAGCTTCTCGCGGGCTGCGGACGAACTGAATGTCACCCATGCCTCCGTCAGCCGCTACATCAAGAACCTGGAAGACGAGCTTGGCATCGAGCTCTTCGAGCGACGGCACAGGCAGGTGGCGCTGACGCCCGCGGGGTCACGTTATGCAGAGATCGTGGCGGATGCCTTGATGCTGATCTCCATCGAAACCGGCACCAAGGCCACGCGCGATGCCAAGGGCAAGGTCGTGCTGGAATGCGATTCCGACTTCGCGCTGTTGTGGCTCATGCCGCTTCTGGAAGAAAACACGCTGGATGATCTGGATATCCAGCTTGAGCTGCGCTCCTACTCCGAACCGCCGCGTACCATCGCGCCCGATACGGACATCGCGATCACCTGGGGGCCGCTGGATGTTTCCGGTTTCACCCGCGAGCTCTTCCTGCATTTCACGTCATTTCCGGTTTGTGCACCTCAGCTTGAAAGCCGTGTGCAAAAGGGTGGCCCGACCTGCTGCCGCCTCATCCATGACCGCGGCATGAGTGCCTGGGATGAGGCGTTGAAGCGCAAGGGGGCGAGCGTGAAGGATGCCAAGAGCCATCTCACTTTCCACCGTACCTATCTAAGTCTTGATGCGGCGGTGCGCGGGCTGGGCGTGGCGATCGGTGACGACGTGACGGCGGCAGCCATGTTGCGAGACGGCCGGCTCGTGCGCCCCTGCGGGCCGGACATGCCCGGGCGCAAGGCATTCTACATCTCCTCTACCGCCCGCCAGCCCATGCGCCCGCCCGTTGCAGCCTTGAGGGACTGGCTCATGGAGCAGGCGAAGCGTCACAGCGCGTGGGTGGAAACGGTAAATTTGCAGGGCAAGCGGGGATGA